One segment of Alnus glutinosa chromosome 2, dhAlnGlut1.1, whole genome shotgun sequence DNA contains the following:
- the LOC133859229 gene encoding RNA-binding protein L isoform X2 — MDEMAAYYPAPHYPYYQPPPPAPPPQLGVPPPHHPTEAAPPLHHHHLPQPYLPHPQPPFGSYAPPLVFQGLQDEVRTLFVAGLPEDVKAREIYNMFREFPGYESSHLRTPTQTSQPFAFAVFSDQQSAIVALHALNGMVFDLEKGSTLYIDLAKSNSRSKRTRADDERFGSDKKARGSTFSRVTPDSGLGSIHMPGMGNSAYNTIGYPSAQRSSALLKHNFIMLNPGNFDGRAINETAAANLNNPSAPNVPQNVTPCPTLFVANLGPTCTEQELIQVFSRCPGYLKLKMQNTYGAPVAFVDFQDTACSTGALNHLQGTLLYSSVAGEGMRLQFAKSRMGMRKKSK, encoded by the exons ATGGACGAGATGGCTGCCTACTACCCAGCACCCCACTACCCCTACTACCAACCGCCGCCGCCAGCTCCTCCGCCTCAGCTCGGCGTGCCTCCGCCACATCATCCTACGGAGGCGGCGCCACCGCTACACCACCACCACCTGCCTCAGCCATACCTACCACACCCGCAGCCCCCGTTCGGTTCCTACGCGCCTCCTCTGGTCTTTCAGGGTCTGCAAGACGAAGTCCGAACCCTATTTGTCGCCGGCCTCCCTGAGGACGTGAAGGCCCGCGAAATCTACAATATGTTCCGGGAGTTCCCGGGTTACGAGTCTTCCCATCTTCGGACCCCAACCCAAACGTCTCAG CCATTCGCATTTGCTGTATTCTCTGATCAGCAGTCTGCAATCGTGGCTTTGCATGCACTGAAT GGGATGGTGTTTGATCTTGAGAAGGGGTCAACCCTATATATTGATCTAGCAAAATCTAATTCTAGATCCAAGCGCACAAGAGCAG ATGACGAAAGATTTGGCTCAGATAAAAAAGCTAGAGGATCTACGTTTTCAAGGGTCACTCCTGATTCTG GTCTTGGCAGCATTCACATGCCTGGAATGGGTAATTCTGCTTACAACACGATTGGTTATCCATCTGCACAAAGGTCATCTGCACTGCTTAAGCACAACTTTATTATGTTGAA TCCTGGAAATTTTGATGGCAGAGCTATAAATGAGACAGCAGCTGCAAATTTG AATAATCCTTCTGCGCCTAATGTTCCACAAAATGTTACCCCATGTCCAACACTTTTTGTGGCTAATTTGGGGCCAACTTGTACAGAGCAAGAGCTAATTCAAGTATTTTCAAG ATGTCCAGGGTATCTAAAATTGAAGATGCAGAACACATATGGGGCTCCTGTTGCCTTTGTTGATTTTCAG GATACCGCCTGTTCCACTGGAGCTTTGAATCATCTCCAAGGCACACTTCTGTACTCATCAGTAGCAGGCGAGGGCATGCGGTTACA GTTTGCGAAATCACGGATGGGAATGCGGAAGAAGTCGAAGTAA
- the LOC133859229 gene encoding RNA-binding protein L isoform X4 — protein MDEMAAYYPAPHYPYYQPPPPAPPPQLGVPPPHHPTEAAPPLHHHHLPQPYLPHPQPPFGSYAPPLVFQGLQDEVRTLFVAGLPEDVKAREIYNMFREFPGYESSHLRTPTQTSQPFAFAVFSDQQSAIVALHALNGMVFDLEKGSTLYIDLAKSNSRSKRTRADDERFGSDKKARGSTFSRVTPDSGLGSIHMPGMGNSAYNTIGYPSAQSPGNFDGRAINETAAANLNNPSAPNVPQNVTPCPTLFVANLGPTCTEQELIQVFSRCPGYLKLKMQNTYGAPVAFVDFQDTACSTGALNHLQGTLLYSSVAGEGMRLQFAKSRMGMRKKSK, from the exons ATGGACGAGATGGCTGCCTACTACCCAGCACCCCACTACCCCTACTACCAACCGCCGCCGCCAGCTCCTCCGCCTCAGCTCGGCGTGCCTCCGCCACATCATCCTACGGAGGCGGCGCCACCGCTACACCACCACCACCTGCCTCAGCCATACCTACCACACCCGCAGCCCCCGTTCGGTTCCTACGCGCCTCCTCTGGTCTTTCAGGGTCTGCAAGACGAAGTCCGAACCCTATTTGTCGCCGGCCTCCCTGAGGACGTGAAGGCCCGCGAAATCTACAATATGTTCCGGGAGTTCCCGGGTTACGAGTCTTCCCATCTTCGGACCCCAACCCAAACGTCTCAG CCATTCGCATTTGCTGTATTCTCTGATCAGCAGTCTGCAATCGTGGCTTTGCATGCACTGAAT GGGATGGTGTTTGATCTTGAGAAGGGGTCAACCCTATATATTGATCTAGCAAAATCTAATTCTAGATCCAAGCGCACAAGAGCAG ATGACGAAAGATTTGGCTCAGATAAAAAAGCTAGAGGATCTACGTTTTCAAGGGTCACTCCTGATTCTG GTCTTGGCAGCATTCACATGCCTGGAATGGGTAATTCTGCTTACAACACGATTGGTTATCCATCTGCACAAAG TCCTGGAAATTTTGATGGCAGAGCTATAAATGAGACAGCAGCTGCAAATTTG AATAATCCTTCTGCGCCTAATGTTCCACAAAATGTTACCCCATGTCCAACACTTTTTGTGGCTAATTTGGGGCCAACTTGTACAGAGCAAGAGCTAATTCAAGTATTTTCAAG ATGTCCAGGGTATCTAAAATTGAAGATGCAGAACACATATGGGGCTCCTGTTGCCTTTGTTGATTTTCAG GATACCGCCTGTTCCACTGGAGCTTTGAATCATCTCCAAGGCACACTTCTGTACTCATCAGTAGCAGGCGAGGGCATGCGGTTACA GTTTGCGAAATCACGGATGGGAATGCGGAAGAAGTCGAAGTAA
- the LOC133859229 gene encoding RNA-binding protein L isoform X1, which yields MDEMAAYYPAPHYPYYQPPPPAPPPQLGVPPPHHPTEAAPPLHHHHLPQPYLPHPQPPFGSYAPPLVFQGLQDEVRTLFVAGLPEDVKAREIYNMFREFPGYESSHLRTPTQTSQPFAFAVFSDQQSAIVALHALNGMVFDLEKGSTLYIDLAKSNSRSKRTRADDERFGSDKKARGSTFSRVTPDSAGLGSIHMPGMGNSAYNTIGYPSAQRSSALLKHNFIMLNPGNFDGRAINETAAANLNNPSAPNVPQNVTPCPTLFVANLGPTCTEQELIQVFSRCPGYLKLKMQNTYGAPVAFVDFQDTACSTGALNHLQGTLLYSSVAGEGMRLQFAKSRMGMRKKSK from the exons ATGGACGAGATGGCTGCCTACTACCCAGCACCCCACTACCCCTACTACCAACCGCCGCCGCCAGCTCCTCCGCCTCAGCTCGGCGTGCCTCCGCCACATCATCCTACGGAGGCGGCGCCACCGCTACACCACCACCACCTGCCTCAGCCATACCTACCACACCCGCAGCCCCCGTTCGGTTCCTACGCGCCTCCTCTGGTCTTTCAGGGTCTGCAAGACGAAGTCCGAACCCTATTTGTCGCCGGCCTCCCTGAGGACGTGAAGGCCCGCGAAATCTACAATATGTTCCGGGAGTTCCCGGGTTACGAGTCTTCCCATCTTCGGACCCCAACCCAAACGTCTCAG CCATTCGCATTTGCTGTATTCTCTGATCAGCAGTCTGCAATCGTGGCTTTGCATGCACTGAAT GGGATGGTGTTTGATCTTGAGAAGGGGTCAACCCTATATATTGATCTAGCAAAATCTAATTCTAGATCCAAGCGCACAAGAGCAG ATGACGAAAGATTTGGCTCAGATAAAAAAGCTAGAGGATCTACGTTTTCAAGGGTCACTCCTGATTCTG CAGGTCTTGGCAGCATTCACATGCCTGGAATGGGTAATTCTGCTTACAACACGATTGGTTATCCATCTGCACAAAGGTCATCTGCACTGCTTAAGCACAACTTTATTATGTTGAA TCCTGGAAATTTTGATGGCAGAGCTATAAATGAGACAGCAGCTGCAAATTTG AATAATCCTTCTGCGCCTAATGTTCCACAAAATGTTACCCCATGTCCAACACTTTTTGTGGCTAATTTGGGGCCAACTTGTACAGAGCAAGAGCTAATTCAAGTATTTTCAAG ATGTCCAGGGTATCTAAAATTGAAGATGCAGAACACATATGGGGCTCCTGTTGCCTTTGTTGATTTTCAG GATACCGCCTGTTCCACTGGAGCTTTGAATCATCTCCAAGGCACACTTCTGTACTCATCAGTAGCAGGCGAGGGCATGCGGTTACA GTTTGCGAAATCACGGATGGGAATGCGGAAGAAGTCGAAGTAA
- the LOC133859229 gene encoding RNA-binding protein L isoform X3 — MDEMAAYYPAPHYPYYQPPPPAPPPQLGVPPPHHPTEAAPPLHHHHLPQPYLPHPQPPFGSYAPPLVFQGLQDEVRTLFVAGLPEDVKAREIYNMFREFPGYESSHLRTPTQTSQPFAFAVFSDQQSAIVALHALNGMVFDLEKGSTLYIDLAKSNSRSKRTRADDERFGSDKKARGSTFSRVTPDSAGLGSIHMPGMGNSAYNTIGYPSAQSPGNFDGRAINETAAANLNNPSAPNVPQNVTPCPTLFVANLGPTCTEQELIQVFSRCPGYLKLKMQNTYGAPVAFVDFQDTACSTGALNHLQGTLLYSSVAGEGMRLQFAKSRMGMRKKSK; from the exons ATGGACGAGATGGCTGCCTACTACCCAGCACCCCACTACCCCTACTACCAACCGCCGCCGCCAGCTCCTCCGCCTCAGCTCGGCGTGCCTCCGCCACATCATCCTACGGAGGCGGCGCCACCGCTACACCACCACCACCTGCCTCAGCCATACCTACCACACCCGCAGCCCCCGTTCGGTTCCTACGCGCCTCCTCTGGTCTTTCAGGGTCTGCAAGACGAAGTCCGAACCCTATTTGTCGCCGGCCTCCCTGAGGACGTGAAGGCCCGCGAAATCTACAATATGTTCCGGGAGTTCCCGGGTTACGAGTCTTCCCATCTTCGGACCCCAACCCAAACGTCTCAG CCATTCGCATTTGCTGTATTCTCTGATCAGCAGTCTGCAATCGTGGCTTTGCATGCACTGAAT GGGATGGTGTTTGATCTTGAGAAGGGGTCAACCCTATATATTGATCTAGCAAAATCTAATTCTAGATCCAAGCGCACAAGAGCAG ATGACGAAAGATTTGGCTCAGATAAAAAAGCTAGAGGATCTACGTTTTCAAGGGTCACTCCTGATTCTG CAGGTCTTGGCAGCATTCACATGCCTGGAATGGGTAATTCTGCTTACAACACGATTGGTTATCCATCTGCACAAAG TCCTGGAAATTTTGATGGCAGAGCTATAAATGAGACAGCAGCTGCAAATTTG AATAATCCTTCTGCGCCTAATGTTCCACAAAATGTTACCCCATGTCCAACACTTTTTGTGGCTAATTTGGGGCCAACTTGTACAGAGCAAGAGCTAATTCAAGTATTTTCAAG ATGTCCAGGGTATCTAAAATTGAAGATGCAGAACACATATGGGGCTCCTGTTGCCTTTGTTGATTTTCAG GATACCGCCTGTTCCACTGGAGCTTTGAATCATCTCCAAGGCACACTTCTGTACTCATCAGTAGCAGGCGAGGGCATGCGGTTACA GTTTGCGAAATCACGGATGGGAATGCGGAAGAAGTCGAAGTAA